The Streptomyces tendae genome has a window encoding:
- the pheS gene encoding phenylalanine--tRNA ligase subunit alpha yields the protein MSAPNKSYDPVEVEALKPEEIERMRDEALAAFAAADSLDALQEAKVAHTGGTSPLALANREIGALPPHAKAEAGKRVGQARGAVNKAFAARQAELEAERDARVLVEEAVDVTLPHDRVPAGARHPLTTLSERIEDIFVAMGYEVAEGPEVEAEWFNFDALNIGPDHPARGEADTFFVQGPEGGTESGVVLRTHTSPVQVRSLLDRELPVYVICPGRVYRTDELDATHTPVFHQVELLAVDEGLTMADLKGTLDHMVQSLFGAEMKTRLRPNFFPFTEPSAEMDMLCYVCKGASVGNPDRPCRTCSSEGWIELGGCGMVNPRVLTACGVDPEKYSGFAFGFGIERMLMFRHNVEDMRDMVEGDVRFTRPFGMEI from the coding sequence ATGTCGGCACCGAATAAGTCGTACGACCCTGTCGAGGTCGAGGCGTTGAAACCGGAAGAGATCGAGCGCATGCGGGACGAGGCGCTCGCCGCCTTCGCCGCCGCGGACTCCCTCGACGCGCTCCAGGAGGCCAAGGTCGCCCACACCGGCGGCACCTCCCCGCTGGCCCTGGCCAACCGCGAGATCGGCGCCCTGCCCCCGCACGCCAAGGCCGAGGCCGGCAAGCGCGTCGGCCAGGCGCGCGGTGCCGTGAACAAGGCGTTCGCCGCCCGCCAGGCCGAGCTGGAGGCCGAGCGCGACGCGCGCGTCCTGGTCGAGGAGGCCGTGGACGTCACGCTGCCCCACGACCGCGTCCCGGCCGGCGCCCGGCACCCGCTCACCACCCTCTCCGAGCGCATCGAGGACATCTTCGTGGCCATGGGCTACGAGGTCGCCGAGGGCCCCGAGGTCGAGGCCGAGTGGTTCAACTTCGACGCCCTGAACATCGGCCCGGACCACCCGGCCCGAGGCGAGGCCGACACGTTCTTCGTGCAGGGCCCGGAAGGCGGCACCGAGTCCGGTGTCGTGCTGCGTACCCACACCTCGCCCGTGCAGGTCCGCTCCCTGCTCGACCGCGAGCTGCCGGTCTACGTGATCTGCCCCGGCCGGGTCTACCGCACCGACGAGCTGGACGCCACGCACACGCCGGTGTTCCACCAGGTCGAGCTGCTCGCCGTGGACGAGGGCCTGACCATGGCGGACCTCAAGGGCACCCTGGACCACATGGTGCAGTCGCTGTTCGGCGCGGAGATGAAGACCCGGCTGCGGCCGAACTTCTTCCCCTTCACCGAGCCGTCCGCCGAGATGGACATGCTCTGCTACGTCTGCAAGGGCGCGTCCGTCGGCAACCCCGACCGGCCCTGCCGCACCTGCTCCAGCGAGGGCTGGATCGAGCTCGGCGGCTGCGGCATGGTCAACCCGCGGGTGCTCACCGCCTGCGGCGTCGACCCGGAGAAGTACAGCGGCTTCGCCTTCGGGTTCGGCATCGAGCGGATGCTGATGTTCCGCCACAACGTCGAAGACATGCGAGACATGGTCGAGGGTGACGTCCGGTTCACCCGGCCGTTCGGGATGGAGATCTGA
- a CDS encoding sensor histidine kinase: MSVGTSSAPGAQRTERPPAPRPGDLAGLGIDPDQLPDGLVVADERGRVICFNAAAVRITAVPAEQALGRSLETALPLEDLEGRRWWQLTDPYGGLAIRVGQPERNLLLPGGREVLVSARYVRTRPTGPVRRVVVTLRDTEARRRTERSHAELIATVAHELRSPLTSVKGFTATLLAKWERFTDDQKRLMLETVDADADRVTRLIAELLDISRIDSGRLEVRRQPVDIGAAVGRHIQAHVAAGQAADRFLLRVQHPLPALWADPDKIDQVLSNLLENAVRHGEGTVTIDITPSASPRDREHAEPAATSVTVSDEGPGIPEESMNRVFTRFWRGSKRGGTGLGLYIVKGIVEAHGGTITVGRAPGGGAEFRFTLPVAAPAYLT; encoded by the coding sequence ATGAGCGTCGGCACGAGCAGCGCACCGGGAGCACAGCGCACGGAGCGCCCGCCCGCGCCCCGGCCCGGTGACCTCGCCGGCCTCGGCATCGACCCCGACCAGCTGCCCGACGGACTCGTCGTCGCCGACGAGCGGGGACGGGTGATCTGCTTCAACGCCGCCGCCGTCCGCATCACCGCCGTCCCCGCCGAGCAGGCCCTCGGACGGTCCCTGGAGACCGCGCTGCCGTTAGAGGACCTGGAGGGACGCCGCTGGTGGCAGCTCACCGACCCCTACGGCGGCCTCGCCATCCGGGTCGGCCAGCCCGAGCGCAACCTCCTGCTGCCCGGCGGCCGTGAGGTCCTGGTCTCCGCCCGCTACGTGCGCACCCGCCCCACCGGGCCCGTCCGCCGAGTCGTCGTCACCCTGCGCGACACCGAGGCACGCCGCCGCACCGAGCGCAGTCACGCCGAGCTGATCGCGACCGTCGCGCACGAACTGCGCTCCCCGCTCACCTCGGTCAAGGGCTTCACCGCCACCCTCCTCGCCAAGTGGGAACGCTTCACCGACGACCAGAAGCGGCTCATGCTGGAGACCGTCGACGCCGACGCCGACCGCGTCACCCGGCTGATCGCCGAGCTGCTCGACATATCCCGCATCGACTCCGGGCGTCTGGAGGTGCGCCGCCAGCCGGTCGACATCGGGGCCGCCGTGGGCCGGCACATCCAGGCCCACGTCGCCGCCGGGCAGGCGGCGGACCGGTTCCTGCTGCGGGTGCAGCATCCGCTGCCCGCGCTGTGGGCCGATCCCGACAAGATCGACCAGGTGCTGAGCAACCTGCTGGAAAATGCCGTGCGTCACGGCGAGGGAACCGTCACCATCGACATCACACCCTCGGCGTCCCCGCGTGACCGCGAGCACGCCGAACCCGCAGCCACGTCGGTCACCGTCAGCGACGAGGGGCCCGGCATCCCGGAGGAGTCCATGAACCGCGTCTTCACCCGCTTCTGGCGAGGCAGCAAGCGCGGTGGCACGGGACTCGGGCTGTACATCGTCAAGGGCATCGTCGAGGCCCACGGCGGCACCATCACGGTCGGACGCGCCCCCGGCGGCGGCGCCGAGTTCCGATTTACGTTGCCCGTGGCGGCCCCCGCGTATCTCACCTGA
- a CDS encoding serine hydrolase, whose amino-acid sequence MTDGPRVSAAALDLASGETYTSGEGVFVTASVVKVDILTALLLRSRDAGRDLTAAERAHAEAMIVRSDNDAATALWQVVGRAAGLDAACDRLGLTRTVADARWGLTRTTAGDRVALLRLLFAPDGDADAVLDAPARAYLRGLMERVVPEQAWGVPVLADPGNGGAVKNGWLPRDATGLWVVNSTGCVTAGGRVCAVAVLSDGHASMAEGVARVEEAAWEAVDVLAGRS is encoded by the coding sequence ATGACGGACGGGCCGAGGGTGTCGGCGGCGGCGCTGGATCTGGCGAGCGGGGAGACGTACACCTCGGGCGAGGGGGTCTTCGTGACCGCGAGCGTCGTGAAGGTGGACATCCTGACCGCGCTGCTGCTCCGCTCGCGGGACGCGGGCCGGGATCTCACCGCCGCCGAGCGGGCACACGCGGAGGCGATGATCGTGCGCAGCGACAACGACGCGGCGACGGCACTGTGGCAGGTCGTCGGGCGGGCTGCCGGCCTGGACGCGGCGTGCGACCGCCTCGGCCTGACCCGCACCGTGGCCGACGCGCGCTGGGGGCTGACCCGGACCACGGCCGGGGACCGCGTGGCGTTGCTGCGGCTGCTCTTCGCGCCGGACGGGGATGCGGACGCGGTACTGGACGCGCCGGCGCGGGCGTACCTACGAGGGCTGATGGAGCGGGTCGTGCCGGAACAGGCCTGGGGCGTTCCGGTCCTGGCCGACCCGGGGAACGGAGGGGCCGTGAAGAACGGCTGGCTGCCCCGGGACGCGACCGGCCTGTGGGTCGTGAACAGCACGGGGTGCGTGACGGCCGGCGGCCGGGTGTGTGCGGTGGCGGTGCTGTCGGACGGGCACGCGTCGATGGCGGAAGGGGTGGCGCGGGTGGAGGAGGCGGCGTGGGAGGCCGTGGACGTCCTGGCGGGGCGCTCCTAG
- a CDS encoding TrmH family RNA methyltransferase, translating to MVSVGPELISPRSARVSAARRLAKRNFRGKERLFLAEGPQAVREAAAHRTQDTATLVELFATPEAAERYADIIGAARDAGARVHLASEQVVADISTTVTPQGLVGVCRFLDTPFEEILAARPRLVAVLANVRDPGNAGTVLRCADAAGADAVVLTDASVDLYNPKAVRASVGSHFHLPVAVNVPVERAVAGLRDAGVRLLAADGAGDRDLDEELDKGTMGGPTAWVFGNEAWGLPEETRALTDAVVRVPIHGKAESLNLATAAAVCLYASARAQRAAGGSRSVTGS from the coding sequence ATGGTGTCCGTCGGTCCTGAGCTGATCTCTCCCCGTTCCGCCCGGGTGAGTGCCGCGCGGCGGCTCGCCAAGCGGAACTTCCGGGGGAAGGAACGGCTGTTCCTCGCCGAGGGGCCGCAGGCCGTCCGCGAGGCCGCCGCGCACCGCACCCAGGACACCGCCACGCTCGTCGAGCTGTTCGCCACCCCCGAGGCCGCCGAGCGCTACGCCGACATCATCGGCGCCGCCCGGGACGCAGGCGCCCGCGTCCACCTCGCCTCCGAGCAGGTCGTCGCCGACATCTCCACCACCGTCACCCCGCAGGGCCTGGTGGGCGTGTGCCGTTTCCTGGACACCCCGTTCGAGGAGATCCTCGCCGCCCGGCCCCGCCTGGTCGCCGTCCTCGCCAACGTGCGCGACCCCGGCAACGCCGGCACCGTACTGCGCTGCGCCGACGCCGCCGGGGCCGACGCCGTCGTCCTCACCGACGCCTCCGTCGACCTGTACAACCCCAAGGCCGTCCGCGCCTCCGTCGGCTCCCACTTCCACCTGCCCGTCGCCGTGAACGTGCCCGTCGAGCGGGCCGTCGCCGGACTGCGCGACGCCGGCGTACGGCTGCTCGCCGCCGACGGGGCGGGCGACCGGGACCTCGACGAGGAGCTCGACAAGGGCACCATGGGCGGCCCCACCGCCTGGGTGTTCGGCAACGAGGCGTGGGGGCTGCCCGAGGAGACCCGCGCCCTCACCGACGCCGTCGTCCGGGTGCCCATCCACGGAAAGGCGGAGAGTCTGAACCTCGCCACCGCCGCCGCCGTATGTCTCTACGCGTCGGCACGTGCACAGCGCGCCGCCGGAGGGTCCCGTTCCGTCACCGGGAGCTAG
- the mycP gene encoding type VII secretion-associated serine protease mycosin, with amino-acid sequence MRKRPAALGGLLAAALVLVPVTAAHADAIRDRQWGLDALHTDRAWNTTRGAGVTVAVLDTGVEADHPDLDGNVLAGKDLVGFGAREGDEAWARHGTAMAGIIAGHGHGPGNGDGVLGVAPEAKILPVRVILEDKDPARAKARSTRGNALAEGIRWAADHGADVINLSLGDDSASAHPEPGEDEAIQYALRKGVVVVASAGNGGEKGDRISYPAAYPGVIAATAVDRYGTRAPFSTRRWYATVSAPGVDVIIADPTTSTTRLGTSAAAAFVSGAVALVRSAHPDLTPAQIKRLLEDTARNAPAAGRDDSRGFGFVDPAAAIEAAGRLKPEGLKAAAYGDEYFGPGPDADTPGDDTADWAAPLAGGAGGVLLVAAVVLWRARRPENENS; translated from the coding sequence ATGAGGAAGCGCCCCGCCGCCCTCGGCGGCCTGCTCGCCGCCGCCCTGGTGCTGGTCCCCGTGACCGCCGCGCACGCCGACGCCATCCGCGACCGGCAGTGGGGCCTCGACGCCCTGCACACCGACCGGGCGTGGAACACCACGCGCGGCGCCGGCGTCACCGTCGCCGTCCTGGACACCGGCGTCGAGGCCGACCACCCCGACCTCGACGGCAACGTCCTGGCCGGCAAGGACCTGGTCGGCTTCGGCGCCCGCGAAGGCGACGAGGCCTGGGCCCGCCACGGCACCGCCATGGCCGGCATCATCGCCGGTCACGGCCATGGCCCGGGCAACGGCGACGGCGTCCTGGGCGTGGCACCGGAGGCGAAGATCCTCCCCGTTCGCGTCATCCTCGAGGACAAGGACCCGGCCCGCGCCAAGGCCCGCAGCACCCGCGGCAACGCCCTCGCCGAAGGCATCCGCTGGGCCGCCGACCACGGCGCCGACGTCATCAACCTCTCGCTCGGCGACGACTCCGCCTCCGCGCACCCCGAACCCGGCGAGGACGAGGCCATCCAGTACGCCCTGCGCAAGGGCGTGGTCGTCGTCGCCTCCGCGGGCAACGGCGGCGAGAAGGGCGACCGGATCTCCTACCCGGCGGCCTACCCGGGTGTCATCGCCGCCACCGCCGTCGACCGCTACGGCACCCGCGCCCCCTTCTCCACCCGCCGCTGGTACGCCACCGTCAGCGCCCCCGGCGTCGACGTGATCATCGCCGACCCGACCACAAGTACTACGAGGCTGGGCACCAGCGCCGCCGCCGCGTTCGTCTCCGGAGCCGTCGCCCTGGTGAGGTCGGCGCACCCGGACCTGACCCCGGCCCAGATCAAACGGCTCCTGGAGGACACCGCCCGCAACGCCCCCGCCGCCGGGCGCGACGACTCCCGCGGCTTCGGCTTCGTCGACCCGGCCGCCGCGATCGAGGCCGCCGGCCGGCTGAAGCCCGAGGGACTGAAGGCCGCTGCCTACGGGGACGAGTACTTCGGCCCCGGCCCGGACGCCGACACCCCCGGCGACGACACCGCCGACTGGGCCGCGCCCCTGGCGGGCGGCGCCGGCGGCGTCCTCCTGGTCGCCGCGGTGGTCCTGTGGCGCGCCCGCCGCCCCGAGAACGAGAACTCCTAG
- the rplT gene encoding 50S ribosomal protein L20, protein MARVKRAVNAHKKRRAILEQASGYRGQRSRLYRKAKEQVTHSLVYNYNDRKKRKGDFRQLWIQRINAAARANGITYNRFIQGLKAANVEVDRKILAELAVNDATAFAALVEVAQKALPADVNAPKAA, encoded by the coding sequence GTGGCACGCGTCAAGCGGGCAGTCAACGCCCACAAGAAGCGCCGGGCGATCCTCGAGCAGGCCTCCGGCTACCGCGGTCAGCGTTCGCGCCTGTACCGCAAGGCCAAGGAGCAGGTCACCCACTCGCTGGTCTACAACTACAACGACCGCAAGAAGCGCAAGGGCGACTTCCGTCAGCTGTGGATCCAGCGCATCAACGCCGCTGCCCGCGCCAACGGCATCACCTACAACCGCTTCATCCAGGGTCTGAAGGCCGCCAACGTCGAGGTCGACCGCAAGATCCTGGCCGAGCTGGCCGTCAACGACGCCACCGCCTTCGCCGCGCTCGTCGAGGTCGCGCAGAAGGCGCTGCCCGCGGACGTGAACGCGCCCAAGGCTGCGTGA
- a CDS encoding DUF2510 domain-containing protein produces the protein MERWWDGTAWTDHRRTPAAAAPQVPQAQTPAAGGGGPAGTGGTGASDGPGAPSGSRAFGGRVLRAARGPVPAGGYGAPGSPGAPGGPAVRAVSVPRVPWVGPAVPAGLPP, from the coding sequence CTGGAGCGCTGGTGGGACGGCACGGCCTGGACGGACCACCGCCGCACGCCGGCTGCGGCCGCGCCGCAGGTTCCCCAGGCGCAGACGCCCGCGGCGGGCGGGGGCGGACCTGCGGGAACCGGCGGCACGGGTGCGTCCGACGGGCCGGGCGCACCGAGCGGTTCGCGCGCGTTCGGCGGGCGAGTACTCCGGGCGGCCCGGGGGCCTGTCCCCGCGGGTGGTTACGGCGCGCCGGGCAGCCCGGGTGCTCCTGGCGGGCCGGCGGTTCGGGCGGTTTCGGTGCCCCGGGTGCCCTGGGTGGGCCCGGCGGTCCCGGCGGGCCTGCCGCCCTGA
- the rpmI gene encoding 50S ribosomal protein L35: MPKNKSHSGASKRFKITGSGKVLRERAGKRHLLEHKSSRVTRRLTGNAEMAPGDAAKIKKLLGK, encoded by the coding sequence ATGCCGAAGAACAAGTCGCACAGCGGTGCCAGCAAGCGCTTCAAGATCACCGGCTCCGGCAAGGTGCTCCGCGAGCGTGCCGGCAAGCGCCACCTGCTCGAGCACAAGTCGTCCCGCGTGACGCGTCGCCTCACCGGCAACGCCGAGATGGCCCCGGGCGACGCCGCGAAGATCAAGAAGCTTCTCGGCAAGTGA
- the infC gene encoding translation initiation factor IF-3, translating to MSAEPRINDRIRVPEVRLVGPSGEQVGIVPLAKALELAQEYDLDLVEVAANARPPVCKLMDYGKFKYESAMKAREARKNQAHTVIKEMKLRPKIDPHDYDTKKGHVVRFLKQGDKVKITIMFRGREQSRPELGYRLLQRLAEDVADLGFVESNPKQDGRNMIMVLGPHKKKTEAMAEARQAQEARKAEAKANPGKSQNAADADSVQAAEEPAEA from the coding sequence ATCAGCGCCGAGCCCCGCATCAACGACCGGATTCGCGTTCCCGAGGTGCGACTTGTCGGTCCCAGCGGCGAGCAGGTCGGGATTGTCCCGCTTGCCAAGGCCCTGGAGCTTGCGCAGGAGTACGACCTCGACCTCGTGGAGGTCGCGGCGAACGCCCGTCCGCCCGTGTGCAAGCTCATGGACTACGGGAAGTTCAAGTACGAGTCGGCCATGAAGGCCCGTGAGGCGCGCAAGAACCAGGCGCACACGGTCATCAAGGAGATGAAGCTCCGGCCGAAGATCGACCCGCACGACTACGACACCAAGAAGGGTCACGTCGTCCGGTTCCTCAAGCAGGGCGACAAGGTCAAGATCACGATCATGTTCCGTGGTCGCGAGCAGTCCCGGCCAGAACTCGGCTACCGACTGCTGCAGCGTCTCGCGGAGGACGTGGCCGACCTCGGGTTCGTGGAGTCGAACCCGAAGCAGGACGGCCGCAACATGATCATGGTTCTCGGTCCGCACAAGAAGAAGACCGAGGCGATGGCCGAGGCCCGCCAGGCACAGGAAGCCCGCAAGGCAGAAGCGAAGGCCAACCCCGGCAAGTCGCAGAACGCCGCGGACGCGGACTCCGTGCAGGCGGCCGAGGAGCCGGCCGAGGCGTGA
- a CDS encoding SseB family protein — protein sequence MANKNIPDSPFRDDDGTADPRLSAALAAWAEDGNAVGPVLEALKDARLLVPVVALLGEVEEDDEEGREAPGKGGGGRRGAGLRREKTSDMAVPTLKAGGRTALPAFTSTDALARWDADARPVAVPLHQALQAAAHEKADTVVLDLAGPVPFELTGPTLLALAEGRTSTDPLRDPAVVEAVRAAVAAEPAVLRAHLGPGQADGTLALVLDPAAQVAEAARAVAQRLAADETLRARLVRGLDLAVLPAEVTPPGEPLYVRD from the coding sequence GTGGCGAACAAGAACATTCCCGACTCCCCCTTCCGCGACGACGACGGAACCGCCGACCCCCGGCTGAGCGCCGCGCTCGCCGCCTGGGCCGAGGACGGCAACGCCGTCGGACCGGTCCTGGAGGCGCTCAAGGACGCCCGGCTGCTCGTCCCCGTCGTGGCCCTGCTCGGAGAGGTCGAGGAGGACGACGAAGAGGGGCGCGAAGCTCCTGGGAAGGGGGGCGGCGGGCGTCGGGGGGCCGGGCTGCGCCGCGAGAAGACCAGCGACATGGCCGTGCCCACCCTGAAGGCCGGCGGCCGCACCGCGCTGCCCGCGTTCACCTCCACCGACGCGCTCGCCCGCTGGGACGCGGACGCCCGCCCCGTGGCCGTACCGCTGCACCAGGCGCTCCAGGCCGCCGCCCACGAGAAGGCGGACACGGTGGTCCTCGACCTCGCCGGCCCCGTGCCCTTCGAACTGACCGGGCCCACGCTGCTCGCCCTCGCCGAGGGCCGTACCAGTACCGACCCGCTCCGGGACCCCGCCGTCGTCGAGGCCGTACGGGCCGCCGTCGCCGCCGAGCCCGCCGTGCTGCGCGCCCACCTCGGGCCGGGGCAGGCCGACGGCACCCTCGCCCTGGTCCTCGACCCGGCCGCGCAGGTCGCCGAGGCCGCCCGCGCCGTGGCACAGCGGCTCGCCGCCGACGAGACACTGAGGGCCCGCCTGGTGCGCGGCCTCGACCTGGCAGTCCTGCCGGCCGAGGTGACGCCGCCCGGCGAGCCCCTGTACGTACGTGACTGA
- a CDS encoding amino acid deaminase/aldolase, with protein MTARAADRARYDRATAQLDAPVAIVDLDAFDANADDLVRRAGGKPIRVASKSVRCRALLERVLAREGFAGIMSFTLAESLWLARSGFDDVLLAYPSADRAGYAELAADPKLAAAVTVMVDDPAQLDLIDAAREGGGEVVRVCLELDTSLRLLGGRVRVGARRSRCTPRPGRRSGRAVARRPGFEVVGIMAYEGHVAGVGDAVAGRPLRSRAVRLMQAAARRELAERRAAVVRAVREVVPDLEFVNGGGTGSVQHTAAEDAVTEIAAGSGLYVPRLFDNYTSFTGRPAALFALPVVRRPGVGVVTVLGGGYPASGAPGADRLPVPYLPEGLRYDPQEGAGEVQTPLLGPVADDLLIGDKVWFRHAKAGELCERFDALHLVEGDAVTATVPTYRGEGRTFL; from the coding sequence ATGACTGCGCGCGCCGCCGACCGGGCCCGTTACGACCGGGCCACCGCCCAGCTCGACGCCCCCGTCGCGATCGTGGATCTCGATGCCTTCGACGCCAACGCGGACGATCTGGTCCGCCGTGCCGGGGGCAAACCGATCCGGGTCGCCAGCAAGTCCGTGCGCTGCCGGGCGCTGCTCGAACGGGTCCTGGCCCGCGAGGGGTTCGCGGGGATCATGTCGTTCACCCTCGCCGAGTCGCTGTGGCTGGCCCGCTCCGGTTTCGACGACGTCCTGCTCGCCTACCCCTCGGCCGACCGTGCCGGGTACGCCGAACTCGCCGCCGACCCCAAGCTCGCCGCGGCCGTCACCGTCATGGTCGACGACCCGGCGCAGCTGGACCTGATCGACGCCGCGCGGGAGGGCGGCGGCGAAGTGGTGCGCGTGTGCCTGGAGTTGGACACGTCGCTCAGGCTGCTGGGCGGGCGGGTGCGGGTCGGCGCCCGGCGCTCCCGCTGCACTCCCCGCCCAGGTCGCCGAAGTGGCCGCGCGGTGGCCCGGCGACCGGGTTTCGAGGTCGTCGGCATCATGGCGTACGAGGGTCATGTGGCCGGTGTCGGTGACGCGGTGGCCGGGCGGCCGCTGCGGTCCCGTGCGGTGCGGCTGATGCAGGCCGCCGCGCGGCGTGAACTCGCCGAGCGGCGCGCGGCGGTGGTGCGGGCGGTACGGGAGGTCGTGCCGGACCTGGAGTTCGTCAACGGCGGCGGTACGGGCAGCGTGCAGCACACGGCGGCGGAGGACGCGGTGACCGAGATCGCGGCAGGGTCGGGGCTGTACGTGCCGCGGCTGTTCGACAACTACACGTCGTTCACGGGCCGTCCGGCCGCGCTGTTCGCCCTGCCGGTCGTACGGCGGCCCGGGGTCGGCGTGGTGACGGTGCTGGGCGGGGGCTATCCGGCCTCCGGCGCGCCCGGCGCGGACCGGCTGCCCGTGCCGTACCTGCCCGAGGGCCTGCGCTACGACCCGCAGGAGGGAGCCGGCGAGGTGCAGACGCCGCTGCTGGGGCCGGTCGCGGACGATCTGCTGATCGGCGACAAGGTGTGGTTCCGGCACGCCAAGGCGGGTGAGCTGTGCGAACGCTTCGACGCGCTGCACCTGGTGGAGGGGGACGCCGTCACGGCGACCGTGCCGACGTACCGGGGTGAGGGGCGGACGTTCCTGTAA
- a CDS encoding DUF1844 domain-containing protein, whose translation MSETSPSDTPETPGNPDFDAMARDIAEVPAVEVIVTVAVNLMSAAAVKLGLTEEGDKYKDLDEARKLVHALAGLLDASATEISSFHAAPLRDGLKSLQLAFREASVVPDEPGQGPGEKYTGAIYG comes from the coding sequence ATGAGTGAGACCTCCCCCTCGGACACCCCCGAGACCCCCGGCAACCCCGACTTCGACGCCATGGCCCGCGACATCGCGGAGGTCCCGGCGGTCGAGGTGATCGTGACGGTCGCCGTCAACCTGATGAGCGCCGCCGCCGTGAAGCTCGGCCTGACCGAGGAGGGCGACAAGTACAAGGACCTCGACGAGGCCCGCAAGCTGGTGCACGCGCTGGCCGGTCTGCTGGACGCCTCGGCGACCGAGATCAGCTCCTTCCACGCGGCACCGCTGCGGGACGGCCTGAAGTCGCTGCAGCTCGCCTTCCGCGAGGCCTCCGTGGTCCCGGACGAGCCGGGGCAGGGGCCGGGCGAGAAGTACACGGGCGCGATCTACGGCTGA